A genomic stretch from Gemmatimonadaceae bacterium includes:
- a CDS encoding carboxypeptidase-like regulatory domain-containing protein, with product MALILGLAVPLVSGGAQVASPTGKVTGRVIDAATGQGLTGAQIQLVGTTNGTMSGVDGRYLLLRVPAGTATLQIRRIGYGPKSVTGVVVPVNGDVEQDVSLTAAEFQLAAISVTASKEKGSVNDALDQQKNATNVVNAITAEQIAKSPDGDAAQAAQRVSGVTVQDGKYLQVRGLGERYTTASLNGARIPSPEPERKVIPLDLFPSSLLQEITTSKTFTPDQPGDFAGANVNIRTKEFPASRQINYTTSFGGNDRVVGRTLPMAPRAGGELVGFSYGARKMPQALSQANFFGNVSQTQFNQIALQQRNVWDAAPRAGGPNGSFGASTGGNTILGKRVGYVLSGNYGYTEEVRANERFAVGNQGPNNTVVPLTSLSGTTGRSSIQWGGIANFATLVGQSSRLSLNTTATRSADNEARTDRGFDENLSDSIARTTLRYVERGVVTVTGQGEHQLGDHNKTTWSATYGSTTRREPDRSDVVYSRGSDGQFSLLASLDGARRLYFKLTENNTTAQLDHAFQIGETAKQNTLKIGAYTRSTDRQADAPIYAFISRAPSSLLTESPSVIFGSTQSCATCSLINVQPIGQAGSYTATDRTSAGYAMLDWGLRENIRVIAGARVEAAKINVDASTQGGFTAAARLDNTDVLPSLLINTRLSETQNLRLGVTRTLARPEYRELAPVTFRDVLGGVSVTGNDKLQRSLIDNYDVRYELFPNAGEVLSIGGFVKHFDRPVERIESATSGAYQALYQNAVSATDIGMELEARKQLGFLGSWAQAFTGFSNVTLMSSKVTLDTTRGLAVTDRSRRMVGQAPYVVNAGLTYSSPSGRTNATILYNVVGERIYAAGVAPLPNIVEAPRDIVDFSLRFPVWREVSGRLDARNLLDARYRFMQGNLEREGYNAGRTISFGLSWRQ from the coding sequence GTGGCCCTGATTCTGGGGTTGGCCGTTCCCCTCGTCTCCGGCGGCGCACAGGTAGCGTCGCCCACCGGCAAGGTCACCGGCCGCGTCATCGATGCGGCCACCGGTCAGGGTCTGACTGGCGCGCAGATTCAATTGGTGGGCACCACTAACGGCACGATGTCCGGCGTCGATGGTCGGTACCTCCTGCTGCGGGTGCCCGCGGGCACCGCCACGCTGCAAATCCGCCGCATTGGCTATGGGCCAAAGTCGGTCACGGGCGTTGTAGTGCCCGTGAACGGCGACGTCGAACAGGACGTGTCACTCACGGCCGCCGAGTTCCAACTGGCGGCAATCAGTGTGACGGCCAGCAAGGAGAAGGGGTCGGTCAACGACGCCCTCGATCAGCAGAAGAACGCCACCAACGTGGTGAACGCGATTACCGCCGAACAGATCGCGAAAAGTCCGGATGGCGACGCCGCCCAGGCCGCACAGCGCGTCTCCGGTGTGACCGTGCAGGACGGGAAGTACTTGCAAGTTCGCGGATTGGGCGAGCGCTACACCACCGCGTCGCTCAACGGTGCCCGCATCCCGAGCCCGGAGCCTGAGCGCAAGGTCATTCCGTTGGACCTGTTCCCCTCCAGCCTGCTGCAAGAGATCACCACCAGCAAGACGTTCACACCAGATCAGCCGGGCGACTTCGCCGGCGCGAATGTGAACATCCGGACCAAGGAGTTTCCCGCCAGTCGGCAGATCAACTATACCACCAGCTTCGGTGGCAACGATCGTGTGGTCGGACGGACATTGCCGATGGCGCCGCGCGCCGGCGGCGAGCTGGTGGGATTCTCGTATGGTGCCCGCAAGATGCCGCAGGCACTGTCGCAGGCCAACTTCTTCGGCAATGTATCGCAGACCCAGTTCAACCAGATCGCGCTGCAGCAGCGCAATGTATGGGACGCCGCCCCGCGCGCTGGAGGGCCGAACGGGTCGTTCGGCGCCTCAACGGGCGGCAACACCATTTTGGGTAAGCGGGTGGGGTACGTGTTGAGCGGCAACTACGGCTACACCGAGGAAGTGCGTGCCAACGAGCGCTTTGCCGTGGGTAATCAAGGCCCGAACAACACGGTCGTACCGCTCACCTCGCTCTCCGGGACAACCGGGCGCTCGAGCATTCAATGGGGCGGCATCGCGAACTTCGCGACGCTGGTTGGCCAGAGCTCCCGTCTGTCGCTCAACACCACCGCTACCCGGAGCGCCGACAACGAAGCGCGAACCGATCGGGGTTTTGACGAGAATCTCTCGGACAGCATTGCCCGCACGACGTTGCGCTACGTCGAACGCGGCGTGGTCACGGTGACCGGTCAGGGTGAGCACCAGTTGGGTGATCACAACAAGACCACATGGTCGGCCACGTATGGCAGCACCACGCGACGCGAGCCGGATCGTTCAGATGTGGTCTACTCCCGCGGTTCCGATGGCCAATTCTCGCTGCTCGCGTCCCTGGATGGCGCGCGTCGCCTGTATTTCAAGCTCACCGAGAACAACACCACCGCGCAGCTCGATCATGCGTTCCAGATTGGCGAGACGGCCAAGCAGAACACGCTCAAAATCGGCGCGTACACGCGCAGCACCGATCGCCAGGCCGATGCGCCCATCTACGCGTTCATCTCCCGCGCGCCATCGTCACTGCTGACCGAGAGCCCGAGTGTCATCTTCGGTTCGACCCAGTCGTGCGCCACGTGCTCGCTGATCAATGTCCAGCCCATCGGACAGGCCGGATCGTACACGGCGACGGATCGCACCTCGGCCGGCTACGCCATGCTGGACTGGGGGCTGCGCGAGAACATTCGCGTCATCGCCGGTGCGCGCGTGGAAGCGGCCAAGATCAATGTCGATGCGAGCACGCAGGGAGGATTTACCGCGGCCGCGCGCCTTGACAACACCGACGTGCTGCCGTCGCTGCTCATCAACACGCGCCTGTCGGAAACTCAAAACCTCCGGTTGGGGGTCACGCGCACGCTCGCCCGGCCGGAGTATCGGGAACTGGCACCGGTAACCTTTCGCGATGTGTTGGGGGGCGTGAGCGTCACGGGCAACGACAAGCTGCAGCGGTCGCTGATCGACAATTACGATGTGCGCTACGAACTTTTCCCCAATGCGGGTGAAGTGCTGAGCATCGGTGGCTTCGTCAAGCACTTTGACCGGCCGGTGGAGCGCATCGAGTCGGCAACGTCTGGCGCCTATCAGGCGCTGTATCAGAACGCCGTGAGCGCCACCGACATCGGCATGGAACTGGAGGCCCGCAAGCAGCTCGGGTTCCTGGGATCATGGGCGCAGGCCTTCACCGGCTTCTCCAACGTCACGTTGATGTCGTCCAAGGTGACACTCGATACCACGCGGGGACTGGCCGTCACCGATCGGTCGCGTCGGATGGTTGGACAGGCGCCGTACGTGGTGAACGCGGGCCTGACGTATTCGTCGCCCAGTGGGCGGACCAACGCCACGATTCTGTATAACGTGGTCGGCGAGCGCATCTACGCCGCTGGCGTGGCCCCGTTGCCAAACATCGTCGAAGCGCCGCGCGACATTGTGGATTTCTCGCTGCGTTTCCCCGTGTGGCGCGAGGTGTCGGGGCGTCTCGATGCGCGCAACCTGCTTGATGCACGCTATCGCTTCATGCAGGGCAATCTGGAGCGCGAAGGTTACAATGCCGGCCGCACGATCTCGTTCGGGCTCTCCTGGCGGCAGTAG
- a CDS encoding NAD-dependent deacylase: MTASHTPNGSDAHPRRVASPPTTDPQTRSEALSVAARALRSAEHVCVLTGAGTSAESGIPTFRDALTGHWAQFTPQELATPDAFAQHPERVWQWYSARRAMVRAALPNPGHVALATLAARVSHCTLVTQNVDDLHQRAGNRDVVSLHGSLMRARCSAGCAGTIEPTLDQSDTPPRCPQCGALMRPDVVWFGEPLPMDQYQRARDAAVACDVFLSVGTSNVVEPAASLPWVAAAHGATVIVVNPSMEGQRRGPSVLAVEGPSGVMLPRLIAEAYAGKRPRRVETASSAVAQSSSDEPSMPVSEPLETLEGGPPSGPALSDFPTEQGSR; this comes from the coding sequence ATGACTGCCTCCCACACTCCGAATGGCTCTGACGCCCACCCGCGCCGGGTCGCGTCGCCCCCAACCACCGACCCGCAGACGCGCTCCGAGGCGTTGTCGGTCGCCGCTCGTGCTTTGCGGTCGGCCGAACACGTGTGTGTCCTCACGGGCGCCGGCACTTCGGCAGAAAGCGGCATTCCGACGTTCCGGGATGCATTGACTGGCCATTGGGCGCAGTTTACCCCGCAGGAACTGGCCACGCCTGACGCCTTTGCCCAACATCCCGAACGGGTCTGGCAGTGGTATTCCGCTCGCCGGGCCATGGTGCGTGCCGCGCTGCCGAATCCAGGACATGTGGCGCTGGCAACACTTGCCGCCCGTGTGTCGCATTGCACCCTGGTCACGCAGAATGTTGACGACCTCCATCAACGGGCGGGCAATCGCGATGTTGTGTCGTTACACGGCTCGTTGATGCGCGCGAGGTGCAGTGCGGGGTGCGCGGGAACGATCGAACCGACGTTAGACCAGTCCGACACCCCGCCCCGATGCCCGCAGTGCGGAGCACTGATGCGTCCGGATGTGGTGTGGTTCGGTGAGCCGCTTCCGATGGACCAGTATCAGCGCGCCCGCGATGCGGCGGTGGCGTGTGACGTCTTCCTGTCAGTGGGCACGTCCAACGTGGTCGAGCCAGCGGCATCGCTGCCGTGGGTGGCGGCGGCACACGGGGCGACCGTGATTGTGGTCAATCCCTCAATGGAAGGCCAACGCCGCGGTCCGAGTGTGCTGGCAGTCGAAGGCCCGTCGGGCGTGATGCTGCCGAGACTGATCGCGGAAGCGTACGCGGGAAAGCGGCCGCGACGAGTGGAGACCGCAAGTTCGGCCGTCGCCCAGTCAAGTTCCGACGAGCCGTCGATGCCAGTTTCCGAGCCGCTTGAGACGTTAGAGGGCGGACCGCCTTCGGGGCCCGCGCTATCCGATTTTCCGACCGAGCAGGGGAGTCGCTGA